From Medicago truncatula cultivar Jemalong A17 chromosome 7, MtrunA17r5.0-ANR, whole genome shotgun sequence, a single genomic window includes:
- the LOC25497656 gene encoding translation initiation factor eIF-2B subunit delta isoform X3, with amino-acid sequence MPKSRHAEGNKATGTVTSGNLKSAKATKPPQKVDNTSVAASEKKGVDRPSEKDRKKDVPHPRMQYDDKSRVEKAKRRAVVNHTESRNRVELFRHLPQYEHGSQLPDLEAKFFQLEPVHPSVYKVGLQYLSGDISGGNARCIAMLQAFQDAIKDYTVPPEKTLVRDLTAKISSYVSFLIECRPLSISMGNAIRFLKSQIAKLPLTLSESESKTSLQSDIERFIYEKIILADKVIVEHAVTKIRDGDVLLTYGSSSAVEMILLRAHELGKQFQVVVVDSRPSLKGKLLLRRLVEKGLTCTYTHINAVSFIMHEVTRVFLGASSVLSNGTVYSGVGTASVAMVAHAFHVPVIVCCEAFKFHERVQLDSICSNELGDPDVISKVSGRGDVNHLDAWANAENLQLLNLIYDATPSDYVSIIVTDYGMIPPTSVPVVVREYSREQVWI; translated from the exons ATGCCTAAATCAAGACATG CTGAAGGAAACAAGGCAACTGGAACTGTGACTTCAGGGAATTTAAAATCAGCTAAAGCTACAAAGCCCCCACAAAAAGTTGATAATACTTCAGTTGCAGCTTCCGAGAAGAAGGGAGTTGATCGTCCGTCAGAGAAGGATAGGAAGAAAGATGTTCCTCACCCACGCATGCAATATGATGATAAGAGCAGAGTGGAGAAAGCTAAACGCCGTGCTGTGGTAAACCACACTGAATCCAGGAACAGAGTTGAACTATTCAGACATTTGCCACAGTATGAACATGGGAGTCAGCTTCCTGATCTTGAAGCGAAGTTTTTCCAGCTTGAACCTGTGCATCCTTCAGTTTATAAG GTGGGTTTGCAGTATCTTTCTGGAGATATATCCGGTGGCAATGCTCGTTGTATTGCTATGCTTCAGGCATTCCAGGATGCCATCAAAGACTACACCGTTCCACCCGAGAAGACTCTAGTTAGAGACCTGACAGCAAAAATAAGTAGCTATGTTTCATTCCTTATTGAGTGTCGGCCTCTTTCAATCAGTATGGGAAATGCAATTAGATTTCTCAAAAGTCAAATTGCAAAGCTACCTCTGACACTGTCTGAGTCAGAATCAAAAACTTCTCTTCAATCAGATATTGAGCGTTTCATATATGAGAAGATTATACTTGCTGACAAGGTGATAGTAGAGCATGCTGTCACAAAAATAAGAGATGGTGATGTTCTTCTTACTTATGGGTCGTCATCAGCGGTTGAAATGATACTGTTACGTGCACATGAGTTAGGGAAACAGTTTCAAGTTGTAGTAGTAGACTCTCGGCCAAGTCTTAAAGGGAAACTTTTGCTCCGTAGACTAGTGGAGAAAGGTCTTACTTGTACATACACTCATATAAATGCTGTTTCCTTCATAATGCATGAAGTTACTCGTGTTTTTCTGGGCGCTTCATCAGTGCTGTCTAATGGAACAGTTTATTCAGGAGTTGGGACTGCATCTGTTGCAATGGTTGCTCATGCATTCCATGTCCCTGTTATAGTTTGTTGTGAGGCTTTTAAATTTCATGAAAGGGTTCAGCTTGATTCAATATGCTCAAATGAACTTG GTGACCCAGATGTTATTTCAAAGGTTTCGGGTAGAGGGGATGTTAACCACTTAGATGCTTGGGCCAATGCTGAAAATCTGCAACTTCTGAATCTGAT CTATGATGCAACACCTTCAGATTATGTTTCAATCATTGTCACAGATTATGGCATG ATTCCCCCTACAAGTGTTCCTGTTGTTGTAAGGGAGTATAGCAGAGAACAGGTGTGGATATAA
- the LOC25497656 gene encoding translation initiation factor eIF-2B subunit delta isoform X4 — MVGLQYLSGDISGGNARCIAMLQAFQDAIKDYTVPPEKTLVRDLTAKISSYVSFLIECRPLSISMGNAIRFLKSQIAKLPLTLSESESKTSLQSDIERFIYEKIILADKVIVEHAVTKIRDGDVLLTYGSSSAVEMILLRAHELGKQFQVVVVDSRPSLKGKLLLRRLVEKGLTCTYTHINAVSFIMHEVTRVFLGASSVLSNGTVYSGVGTASVAMVAHAFHVPVIVCCEAFKFHERVQLDSICSNELGDPDVISKVSGRGDVNHLDAWANAENLQLLNLIYDATPSDYVSIIVTDYGMIPPTSVPVVVREYSREQVWI; from the exons ATG GTGGGTTTGCAGTATCTTTCTGGAGATATATCCGGTGGCAATGCTCGTTGTATTGCTATGCTTCAGGCATTCCAGGATGCCATCAAAGACTACACCGTTCCACCCGAGAAGACTCTAGTTAGAGACCTGACAGCAAAAATAAGTAGCTATGTTTCATTCCTTATTGAGTGTCGGCCTCTTTCAATCAGTATGGGAAATGCAATTAGATTTCTCAAAAGTCAAATTGCAAAGCTACCTCTGACACTGTCTGAGTCAGAATCAAAAACTTCTCTTCAATCAGATATTGAGCGTTTCATATATGAGAAGATTATACTTGCTGACAAGGTGATAGTAGAGCATGCTGTCACAAAAATAAGAGATGGTGATGTTCTTCTTACTTATGGGTCGTCATCAGCGGTTGAAATGATACTGTTACGTGCACATGAGTTAGGGAAACAGTTTCAAGTTGTAGTAGTAGACTCTCGGCCAAGTCTTAAAGGGAAACTTTTGCTCCGTAGACTAGTGGAGAAAGGTCTTACTTGTACATACACTCATATAAATGCTGTTTCCTTCATAATGCATGAAGTTACTCGTGTTTTTCTGGGCGCTTCATCAGTGCTGTCTAATGGAACAGTTTATTCAGGAGTTGGGACTGCATCTGTTGCAATGGTTGCTCATGCATTCCATGTCCCTGTTATAGTTTGTTGTGAGGCTTTTAAATTTCATGAAAGGGTTCAGCTTGATTCAATATGCTCAAATGAACTTG GTGACCCAGATGTTATTTCAAAGGTTTCGGGTAGAGGGGATGTTAACCACTTAGATGCTTGGGCCAATGCTGAAAATCTGCAACTTCTGAATCTGAT CTATGATGCAACACCTTCAGATTATGTTTCAATCATTGTCACAGATTATGGCATG ATTCCCCCTACAAGTGTTCCTGTTGTTGTAAGGGAGTATAGCAGAGAACAGGTGTGGATATAA